One Ranitomeya imitator isolate aRanImi1 chromosome 1, aRanImi1.pri, whole genome shotgun sequence DNA window includes the following coding sequences:
- the LOC138649409 gene encoding cold-inducible RNA-binding protein B-like, with protein MSSDEGKLFIGGLSFDTDEQSLEQVFSKYGTVAEVVVVKDRETKRSRGFGFVTYENPEDAKDAMEAMNGKSVDGRQIRVDQAGKSSGDRRGGYRGGSSGGRGFYRGRGRGGGDRGYGSSRFDSRSGYGGSGGSRDYYGSGRSQGGYGDRSGGSYRDGYDSYATHD; from the exons ATGTCTTCAGATGAAGGAAAGCTTTTTATCGGCGGTCTGAGCTTTGATACAGACGAGCAGAGCTTGGAGCAGGTGTTCAGCAAGTACGGCACGGTGGCTGAGG TGGTGGTTGTGAAGGACCGGGAGACCAAGAGATCTAGGGGCTTTGGGTTTGTTACATATGAAAATCCAGAAGATGCAAAAGATGCCATGGAAGCAATGAATGGAAAG tctgttgatggtagacagatcCGTGTTGATCAGGCTGGCAAGTCTTCAGGTGATAGGCGTGGAGGTTATAGGGGAGGATCCTCTGGAGGACGAGGATTTTACCGTGGCAGAGGACGTG GTGGTGGAGACCGGGGCTATGGAAGCAGCCGTTTTGACAGCAGGAGTGGTTATGGTGGAAGCGGTGGATCTAGAGATTATTATGGAAG tggAAGGAGTCAAGGGGGATATGGTGACAGATCAGGAGGTTCCTACAGAGATGGCTATGACAGCTATG CTACACACGACTAA